The Myxococcota bacterium genome has a segment encoding these proteins:
- a CDS encoding DEAD/DEAH box helicase yields MQELFEAIRAACGANAWSRGVELARAGCVAGDAGRDGDGSDELRLSVRVPGHTVAASVALYPDDEDWDCDCGSQADACEHAAAAVIAVRRARQRGEPLAAASAAPPPGRLRYRLARAPGGGLELEREIATPADGGERVHRLESTLDALAKGRVEGPPFAATQADVAVELALGARRRGALDEPSLRRLVEPLSRCEDVRLDGAPVRFDPEPVRPLVVVEDAGPGFRARLAEPAGIDERFRVGLVRCGDVLRPVGAAGLTGRELHDLGPGLAFAADDALRLATEVIPSLAERIEVDVRTRRLPRTTDVATPRVRVETERRGDALSALATLVYGDPPVARVDAGKLVALGGSAVPVRDLEAERVAAERVARELGLAPGRRVELAGEDAIELAGRLATWRGAVAGRAHEAFHRTAPLEARIAVDGGRFDVAFVAGGGDDDGGERGAGAARGGARSADARAVIDAWQRGESLVALAGGGFAPLPRDFLARHGARVADLLAARDARGEVAACALPDLARLCADLDLPPPPAFERLRPLVDDFRGIPPAALPADLAAELRAYQRAGVDWLAFLRDAGLGALLADDMGLGKTLQTLCALRGRALVVAPTSVLGNWRDEAARFRPGLRVALYHGPARALDPAADVTLTSYALLRLDADALAAVAWDAVVLDEAQQIKNPESQAAQAAFRLRAQQRVALTGTPVENRLEELWSLLHFLNPGLLGGRADFRERVARPVANGDAEAAARLRERIAPFVLRRLKRDVARELPPRTDVVLRFALSDEERAVYDAVRAAGLAAALDALRAGGSLMPALEVLLRLRQAACDAALVPGVGAPPASSKLELLVARLEEARDDDHRALVFSQWTSLLDRIAAALDAAGIPWVRLDGATRDRDAVVARFQAGEVPVMLVSLRAGGTGLNLTAADHVFLVDPWWNPAVEQQAADRAHRIGQTRPVVVHRLVAQDTVEERILALHESKRALALAALGEGGDDATAAGLTREDLLALLD; encoded by the coding sequence GTGCAGGAGCTCTTCGAGGCCATCCGCGCGGCGTGCGGCGCGAACGCGTGGTCGCGCGGCGTCGAGCTCGCGCGCGCGGGCTGCGTGGCCGGCGACGCGGGCCGCGACGGCGACGGCAGCGACGAGCTGCGCCTCTCCGTGCGCGTCCCCGGACACACCGTCGCGGCGAGCGTCGCGCTCTACCCCGACGACGAGGACTGGGACTGCGACTGCGGGAGCCAGGCGGACGCCTGCGAGCACGCCGCCGCGGCGGTGATCGCCGTGCGGCGCGCGCGGCAGCGCGGCGAGCCGCTCGCCGCCGCGAGCGCGGCGCCGCCGCCCGGGCGCCTGCGCTACCGCCTCGCGCGCGCGCCCGGCGGCGGGCTCGAGCTCGAGCGCGAGATCGCGACCCCCGCCGACGGCGGCGAGCGCGTGCACCGCCTCGAGAGCACGCTCGACGCGCTCGCGAAGGGGCGCGTCGAAGGGCCGCCGTTCGCGGCGACGCAGGCCGACGTGGCCGTCGAGCTCGCGCTCGGCGCGCGCCGGCGCGGCGCGCTCGACGAGCCGTCGCTGCGCAGGCTCGTCGAGCCGCTGTCGCGCTGCGAGGACGTGCGGCTCGACGGCGCGCCCGTGCGCTTCGACCCCGAGCCCGTGCGTCCGCTCGTCGTCGTCGAGGACGCGGGCCCGGGCTTCCGCGCGCGGCTCGCCGAGCCGGCCGGCATCGACGAGCGCTTCCGCGTCGGCCTCGTGCGCTGCGGCGACGTGCTGCGCCCGGTCGGCGCGGCGGGGCTCACGGGACGCGAGCTGCACGACCTCGGGCCGGGCCTCGCGTTCGCCGCCGACGATGCGCTGCGCCTCGCGACCGAGGTGATCCCGTCGCTCGCGGAGCGCATCGAGGTCGACGTGCGCACGCGGCGCCTGCCGCGCACGACGGACGTCGCCACCCCGCGCGTGCGCGTCGAGACCGAGCGGCGCGGCGACGCGCTCTCGGCGCTCGCGACGCTCGTCTACGGCGACCCGCCCGTCGCGCGCGTCGACGCGGGGAAGCTCGTGGCGCTCGGCGGGAGCGCGGTTCCCGTGCGCGACCTCGAGGCCGAGCGCGTCGCGGCCGAGCGCGTCGCGCGCGAGCTCGGGCTCGCGCCCGGGCGGCGCGTCGAGCTGGCCGGCGAGGACGCGATCGAGCTCGCCGGGAGGCTCGCGACGTGGCGAGGCGCGGTCGCGGGCCGCGCGCACGAGGCGTTCCACCGGACGGCGCCGCTCGAGGCGCGGATCGCCGTCGACGGCGGGCGCTTCGACGTCGCGTTCGTCGCGGGCGGCGGCGACGACGACGGAGGCGAGCGAGGTGCGGGCGCCGCGCGCGGCGGCGCGCGGAGCGCGGACGCGCGCGCGGTGATCGACGCGTGGCAGCGCGGCGAGTCGCTCGTCGCGCTCGCCGGCGGCGGCTTCGCGCCGCTGCCGCGCGACTTCCTCGCGCGCCACGGCGCGCGCGTCGCCGACCTGCTCGCCGCGCGCGACGCGCGCGGCGAGGTGGCCGCCTGCGCGCTGCCCGACCTCGCGCGCCTGTGCGCCGACCTCGACCTCCCGCCGCCGCCCGCCTTCGAGCGCCTGCGCCCGCTCGTCGACGACTTCCGCGGCATCCCGCCGGCGGCGCTCCCCGCCGACCTCGCGGCCGAGCTGCGCGCCTATCAACGCGCGGGCGTCGACTGGCTCGCGTTCCTGCGCGACGCCGGGCTCGGCGCGCTCCTCGCCGACGACATGGGCCTCGGCAAGACGCTGCAGACGCTCTGCGCGCTGCGCGGCCGCGCGCTCGTCGTCGCGCCGACGAGCGTGCTCGGCAACTGGCGCGACGAGGCGGCGCGCTTCCGGCCCGGGCTGCGCGTCGCGCTCTACCACGGGCCGGCGCGCGCGCTCGACCCGGCGGCCGACGTCACGCTCACGAGCTACGCGCTGCTGCGGCTCGACGCCGACGCGCTCGCCGCCGTGGCGTGGGACGCGGTCGTGCTCGACGAGGCGCAGCAGATCAAGAACCCGGAGAGCCAGGCCGCGCAGGCCGCGTTCCGCCTGCGCGCGCAGCAGCGCGTCGCGCTCACGGGCACGCCGGTCGAGAACCGCCTCGAGGAGCTGTGGAGCCTGCTCCACTTCCTGAACCCGGGCCTGCTCGGCGGGCGCGCCGACTTCCGCGAGCGCGTCGCGCGGCCGGTCGCGAACGGCGACGCGGAGGCGGCGGCGCGGCTGCGCGAGCGCATCGCGCCGTTCGTGCTGCGGCGACTCAAGCGCGACGTCGCGCGCGAGCTGCCGCCGCGCACGGACGTGGTGCTGCGCTTCGCGCTCTCCGACGAGGAGCGCGCCGTGTACGACGCCGTGCGCGCGGCCGGCCTCGCCGCGGCGCTCGACGCGCTGCGCGCCGGCGGCAGCCTGATGCCCGCGCTCGAGGTGCTGCTGCGCCTGCGCCAGGCGGCGTGCGACGCGGCGCTCGTCCCGGGCGTCGGCGCGCCGCCCGCGTCGTCGAAGCTCGAGCTGCTCGTCGCGCGGCTCGAGGAGGCGCGCGACGACGATCACCGCGCGCTCGTGTTCTCGCAGTGGACGTCGCTGCTCGATCGCATCGCGGCCGCGCTCGACGCCGCTGGCATCCCGTGGGTTCGCCTCGACGGCGCGACGCGCGACCGCGACGCCGTGGTCGCGCGCTTCCAGGCGGGCGAGGTGCCGGTGATGCTCGTGTCGCTGCGCGCCGGCGGGACGGGGCTCAACCTCACCGCCGCCGACCACGTCTTCCTCGTCGACCCGTGGTGGAACCCGGCCGTCGAGCAGCAGGCGGCCGACCGCGCGCACCGCATCGGACAGACGCGCCCGGTCGTCGTGCACCGGCTCGTCGCACAGGACACGGTCGAGGAGCGCATCCTCGCGCTGCACGAGAGCAAGCGCGCGCTCGCACTGGCCGCGCTCGGCGAGGGCGGCGACGACGCCACCGCAGCGGGGCTGACGCGCGAGGACCTGCTGGCGCTCCTCGACTGA
- a CDS encoding class I SAM-dependent methyltransferase yields the protein MRDVLDALAALGMPVVGDRLAGGVLVDDDAPGSPGGAALARGGAHRAQWRRAAIGADGSVARVPAIAPALARAAAGLGAPASERGAPPVPLRISHAAARALARGHPWVLRDPGCDDALAHRPGALVELRDRERGDRAIALALADGDGTCVARCLPRGAAGASIEQRVDAAIARRGALAFPPARATAAARTDRGTRTSPATRRAPGGGRDATDAVRLVHGEADALPGLAIDRLGPALRALVVGRAGLGIARVALARAAERLEAELGCACVAIEVVHVRAPAAARGAALVQASVVRGDAAWLARDGEGRFEVRERGLAFGVEPGLADPTRAMPGVGLFLDQRDNRERLARFARATGGGRWLNLFAHTGAFSVALLAAGAAEVTSVDLSARYLRWLDDNLARNRARGVDARRHVAARRDGRRFLEVLGARERFRGIVLDPPTAAAAGRKHWSIRKDLQPLVEKALEHLEPGGRLLVCRNDRARRGPSLGDACEAAARAAGVRLARLDAAPPGPDFPSLPGFPEGDPFRGVLLERAP from the coding sequence GTGCGCGACGTGCTCGATGCGCTCGCCGCGCTCGGGATGCCCGTCGTGGGCGACCGGCTGGCCGGTGGCGTGCTGGTCGACGACGACGCGCCCGGGTCGCCGGGCGGCGCGGCGCTCGCGCGCGGCGGTGCGCACCGCGCGCAGTGGCGGCGCGCGGCGATCGGCGCGGACGGAAGCGTGGCCCGGGTGCCCGCGATCGCGCCGGCGCTCGCGCGCGCGGCGGCCGGGCTCGGCGCGCCGGCCTCCGAGCGCGGCGCGCCGCCCGTGCCACTGCGCATCTCGCACGCCGCGGCGCGCGCGCTCGCGCGCGGCCATCCCTGGGTGCTGCGCGATCCGGGCTGCGACGACGCGCTCGCCCATCGCCCGGGCGCGCTCGTCGAGCTGCGCGACCGCGAGCGGGGCGACCGCGCGATTGCACTCGCCCTCGCCGACGGCGACGGGACGTGCGTGGCGCGCTGCCTGCCGCGCGGCGCGGCCGGGGCGTCGATCGAGCAGCGCGTCGACGCGGCGATCGCGCGCCGCGGCGCGCTCGCGTTCCCGCCCGCGCGGGCGACCGCGGCCGCGCGGACGGATCGCGGGACGCGGACGAGCCCGGCGACGCGACGCGCCCCCGGCGGCGGACGCGACGCGACCGACGCCGTGCGCCTCGTGCACGGCGAGGCGGACGCGCTTCCCGGGCTCGCGATCGACCGGCTCGGGCCGGCGCTGCGCGCGCTCGTCGTCGGGCGGGCCGGGCTCGGGATCGCGCGCGTCGCGCTCGCGCGCGCGGCCGAGCGGCTCGAGGCCGAGCTCGGCTGCGCGTGCGTCGCGATCGAGGTCGTCCACGTGCGCGCGCCGGCCGCGGCGCGCGGCGCCGCGCTCGTGCAGGCGAGCGTCGTGCGCGGCGACGCCGCGTGGCTCGCGCGCGACGGGGAAGGGCGGTTCGAGGTGCGCGAGCGCGGGCTCGCCTTCGGCGTCGAGCCGGGCCTCGCCGACCCGACGCGCGCGATGCCCGGCGTCGGGCTCTTCCTCGACCAGCGCGACAACCGCGAGCGCCTCGCGCGCTTCGCGCGCGCGACGGGCGGGGGGCGCTGGCTCAACCTCTTCGCGCACACCGGCGCGTTCAGCGTGGCGCTGCTCGCGGCGGGCGCGGCCGAGGTGACGAGCGTCGACCTCTCGGCGCGCTACCTGCGCTGGCTCGACGACAACCTCGCGCGCAACCGCGCGCGCGGCGTCGACGCGCGCCGCCACGTCGCCGCGCGCCGCGACGGGCGCCGCTTCCTCGAGGTGCTCGGCGCGCGCGAGCGCTTCCGCGGAATCGTCCTCGACCCGCCGACCGCGGCAGCCGCTGGGCGCAAACACTGGTCCATTCGCAAGGACTTGCAGCCACTCGTCGAGAAGGCACTCGAGCATCTCGAGCCGGGCGGCCGGCTGCTCGTGTGCCGCAACGACCGCGCGCGCCGCGGGCCGTCGCTCGGGGACGCGTGCGAGGCGGCGGCGCGCGCGGCCGGAGTGCGGCTCGCGCGCCTCGACGCGGCACCGCCCGGGCCCGACTTCCCGTCGCTCCCGGGGTTTCCGGAGGGCGACCCGTTCCGGGGCGTGCTGCTCGAGCGCGCGCCGTGA
- a CDS encoding L,D-transpeptidase, with amino-acid sequence MPAFALRPFVFAAGSRGARSSRARPGVRAVAALALAVGLALGAAPAFARDPGFAFELDLAEQRLRVRDARTGEEADEIRVAVGSPAHPTPRGSFKLGRVILRPTWTPGAAALANGAEPEDASLGSPMGVAKIPFAEGGSIALHGGGDPDVLGKPVSSGCVRASDADLLRLIVWLHLRGGLGPAIERADGELHRGFARPARLRVE; translated from the coding sequence GTGCCCGCCTTCGCGCTCCGCCCGTTCGTGTTCGCCGCCGGCTCGCGGGGCGCGCGCTCGTCGCGCGCGCGGCCGGGCGTGCGCGCAGTCGCCGCGCTCGCGCTCGCCGTCGGCCTCGCGCTCGGCGCGGCCCCCGCGTTCGCGCGCGACCCGGGCTTCGCGTTCGAGCTCGACCTCGCCGAGCAGCGCCTTCGCGTGCGCGATGCGCGCACGGGCGAGGAGGCGGACGAGATCCGCGTCGCCGTCGGCTCGCCCGCGCACCCGACCCCGCGCGGCTCGTTCAAGCTCGGGCGCGTGATCCTGCGGCCGACGTGGACCCCCGGCGCGGCGGCGCTCGCGAACGGCGCCGAGCCCGAGGACGCCTCGCTCGGCTCGCCGATGGGCGTCGCGAAGATCCCGTTCGCCGAGGGCGGCTCGATCGCCCTGCACGGCGGCGGCGACCCCGACGTGCTCGGCAAGCCCGTGTCGAGCGGCTGCGTGCGCGCGTCCGACGCCGACCTGCTGCGGCTGATCGTGTGGCTGCACCTGCGCGGCGGCCTCGGGCCGGCGATCGAGCGCGCCGACGGCGAGCTCCACCGGGGCTTCGCGCGGCCCGCGCGGCTGCGCGTCGAGTAG
- a CDS encoding PEP-CTERM sorting domain-containing protein: protein MLSRLSFSRSLSLSTGTALACLVALAVGLVAPDVARATTVSFRSDAAGSTGFDNTSLMLTPTHTIAFADWMSAGAMPGLAIEIAEVQCLRLQSDPIGTCNMSLPLGAGPFASDVTWNLTNNSGLSGPALLFFSGVAMFDPSVSASYDPTQIRIIVDPAVAKVVQYSVGSTDYFYLGFEIADFSQPVTFTYEVDAQQLAGGTPKLLVNSAFNVVPEPSTSLLLTFGLGGLSWLGRARRSA, encoded by the coding sequence ATGCTCTCGCGGCTCTCGTTCTCGCGATCGCTCTCACTCTCGACGGGCACGGCGCTCGCCTGCCTCGTCGCGCTCGCCGTCGGGCTCGTCGCGCCCGACGTCGCGCGCGCGACCACGGTGTCGTTCCGCTCGGATGCGGCCGGCAGCACGGGCTTCGACAACACGTCGCTGATGCTCACGCCGACGCACACGATCGCGTTCGCGGACTGGATGTCGGCCGGCGCGATGCCGGGCCTCGCGATCGAGATCGCGGAGGTGCAGTGCCTGCGCCTGCAGAGCGACCCGATCGGAACGTGCAACATGTCGCTGCCGCTCGGCGCCGGGCCGTTCGCGTCGGACGTGACGTGGAATCTCACGAACAACTCGGGTCTGTCCGGCCCCGCGTTGCTCTTCTTCTCGGGCGTTGCGATGTTCGACCCGAGCGTCTCCGCCTCGTACGACCCGACCCAGATCCGCATCATCGTCGACCCCGCCGTCGCCAAGGTCGTGCAGTACAGCGTGGGCTCGACGGACTACTTCTACCTCGGGTTCGAGATCGCCGACTTCAGCCAGCCGGTGACGTTCACGTACGAGGTCGACGCGCAGCAGCTGGCGGGAGGAACGCCCAAATTGCTCGTGAACTCGGCCTTCAACGTGGTGCCGGAGCCGTCGACGTCGCTGCTGCTGACGTTCGGCCTCGGCGGTCTCTCCTGGCTCGGGCGCGCGCGCCGGAGCGCATGA